In Miscanthus floridulus cultivar M001 chromosome 8, ASM1932011v1, whole genome shotgun sequence, the sequence TAGGGTTTCCTAAACATGCATACGACTCACAGTCGTCATTGAAACAAAAAGATGGCACATATTATTCCGTAAGAAACAACACGATTCCCCACATGGAGAGATCTCGGCACTCACCCCGCGATTGAACGCGGCGACGCAGATGCCGGTGGCGAGCCCGAGGAGGCAGCCGACAAGCCGCAGCGCCCACTCGGGCGGCGCGCCGTCCCCGAGCTCGTCGCTGTCCTCCTCGCCCCTACTCGGCGACGCCCCGGCCTCCCCGCCGCCGTGCCCCGCGGCCGCGCCCTCGCCGCCGAGGCTCCGGTTGGAAAGCCGGCGGTCCAGGTTCCGCAGCAGGCCCTTCACGCGGCTCCGGCGAGAGGTCGCGGCCGGCGAGTCCGGGTCCGACGAGGACGACAGCGCGGTCGCGCCTGCGCGCAGCCGCTCGAGGTCGCTCCCCGCCATGGGCCCGGGCTTAGCGGGTTTCTATTCGCAAGCATGCGCCTTGCCTTTCTcgggccgccgcggccgccgcagcTGCTGGTCCCCCTCCGGCGTCTAGCCGGTACGCCGGAGAGCGGAGGGAGGGAAGATCCATTGTTTTTAATAAGTTTTTAAGTTTTCTCGAGGATCGAGTCCTTACGGTAGGGTTTTTcgtgccaatttttttttttttttttttttttttttgctgcggatttatctcctcctcctctctgacGACGGCGAAGGAGAAGGGTGGAATCGTTCTTCCCATGATGGCTACGTTGAAGACGAGGACGACAACTACGATGTTAATAGCTTCATCGGCATGACGATATGGAGACCTTTCTTTCCGCACGGCGACATAAGACCGAGATGATGTCGCCGCCCTGGAATAATTTTCTCCGATGTCTTTTTTGTTTTGTCGTGGTTAGATCTGGCCACGATGAAGAACCAGGAAGAATAATTTTCAGATCAGTCCCACGATGAAGAACCAGGAAGAATAATTTTCAGATCAGTCTTCCACATTCTTCACtggcagaaagaagaaggaagataaaagaAAGAAATTTCTCAACTCTGCCTGCAGGAATGTTGGCCGTCGTTCGTTAAGCATATGTTCTCAGGCCTTTTGCGAGTGTCTGCCTATGCGGTCATCCATACGAAGCGTCATACATGTTTGGTTCTGAGATTTGAAGCTATTCACAGTGTTGGTACAATTTAGGTAAAAATATATTGTATTCCAGAGTGTTTGTAACGTGTTGAGGTACCTAGCTATTATATAACATAATTCTCTTTCGTCTACAAAAACGGCAGTGGCAGATCGCCAGATCAACACGCCATTGTCGTCGTCGTCAAAGTGCATAAAGAGCAGACATGTCATCCTGCTGTGCATGTATAGACGAAGCTCAAAGAACAGAGCAGGATTCAGGGAGCATGGAAAGATCCTTTGGACGAACAAAAAGGGCGGCACCTGTCCTGTGTTGCTGCTAGCCTCCCTCTACTACTGCTTCCTTTCAGTCAAAAACATCATTGCTTTTTTCTTTCTGCTTCGTATTTGCTTTCGGCGAAAGAATCGTTGGGTGAAATGTCGCGCGATC encodes:
- the LOC136476746 gene encoding chloride channel protein CLC-f-like isoform X2; protein product: MAGSDLERLRAGATALSSSSDPDSPAATSRRSRVKGLLRNLDRRLSNRSLGGEGAAAGHGGGEAGASPSRGEEDSDELGDGAPPEWALRLVGCLLGLATGICVAAFNRGESCMPFH
- the LOC136476746 gene encoding chloride channel protein CLC-f-like isoform X1; amino-acid sequence: MAGSDLERLRAGATALSSSSDPDSPAATSRRSRVKGLLRNLDRRLSNRSLGGEGAAAGHGGGEAGASPSRGEEDSDELGDGAPPEWALRLVGCLLGLATGICVAAFNRGICHSTLFWACFAVL